In Lemur catta isolate mLemCat1 chromosome 1, mLemCat1.pri, whole genome shotgun sequence, one DNA window encodes the following:
- the HYKK gene encoding hydroxylysine kinase, which translates to MSSGDNQQSETLAKPTFSEVQASALVESVFGLQVSNIRPLPSYDDQNFHVYISRTKDSTDGPTEYVLKISNTEASKNPDLIEVQSHIIMFLKAAGFPTASVCPTKGDSTTSLVSVDSGSEIKSYLVRLLTYLPGRPIAEVPISPQLLYEIGRLAAKLDKTLEKFHHPKLNILHRENFIWNLKNVPLLEKYLYALGENRSQKMVEQVIQLFKEEVMTKLSHFRECINHGDLNDHNILIESSKSACGDAEYQVSGILDFDDMSYGYYVFEVAIAIMYMMIESKTPIQVGGHVLAGFESIIPLTAVERGALFLLVCSRFCQSLVIAAYSCQLHPENKDYLMITAKTGWKHLQQMFDMGQKAVEEIWFETAKSYESGISM; encoded by the exons ATGTCAAGTGGAGATAATCAACAATCAGAGACTCTTGCCAAACCCACTTTCAGTGAGGTACAAGCCTCTGCATTAGTGGAATCAGTATTTGGGTTACAAGTTTCCAATATCCGGCCACTTCCTAGCTATGATGACCAAAACTTTCATGTATACATTTCAAGAACCAAAGACAGTACAGATGGCCCAACTGAATATGTCCTCAAAATCAGCAACACTGAGGCTAGCAAAAACCCAGACCTGATTGAAGTGCAGAGCCACATCATCATGTTTCTGAAAGCAGCTGGGTTTCCAACAGCCTCGGTGTGTCCGACTAAAGGAGACAGCACAACTTCTCTCGTGTCTGTAG ATAGTGGCTCTGAGATCAAAAGCTACTTGGTGAGGCTGCTGACTTACCTCCCAGGAAGACCCATAGCTGAGGTTCCCATCAGCCCCCAGCTATTATATGAAATTGGAAGGCTAGCTGCCAAATTGGATAAGACGCTGGAG AAATTCCATCACCCAAAGTTAAATATTCTTCATCGGGAGAACTTCATCTGGAATCTGAAAAATGTCCCTCTTCTGGAGAAATATCTGTATGCCCTGGGCGAGAACCGAAGTCAGAAGATGGTTGAGCAGGTCATTCAGCTGTTCAAGGAGGAAGTAATGACCAAATTAAGTCATTTCCGAGAAT GTATCAATCATGGAGATCTTAACGACCATAACATTTTAATAGAGTCCAGCAAGTCAGCCTGTGGAGATGCTGAATATCAAGTGTCTGGGATTTTAGACTTTGATGACATGAGCTATGGCTACTATGTATTTGAAGTGGCAATCGCCATCATGTACATGATGATTGAAAGCAAGACTCCTATACAAGTAGGAGGTCATGTCCTTGCAGGGTTTGAAAGTATAATCCCATTGACAGCTGTAGAGAGGGGAGCTTTGTTTCTACTTGTATGTAGTCGTTTTTGTCAGTCACTTGTCATAGCTGCATACTCTTGCCAGCTCCACCCAGAGAACAAAGACTATCTCATGATTACTGCAAAAACTGGGTGGAAGCACTTACAGCAAATGTTTGACATGGGCCAGAAAGCCGTAGAGGAAATCTGGTTTGAAACTGCCAAGTCCTATGAATCTGGGATCTCCATGTGA